CGCGAGCAGCTGGACGACGACAACATCGTCGTCGACATCGGCCTCGCCACACAGGAACTCGGCGCCGTCGTCGGCGAGCTGAACTACCGCAACCTCGACAACGAGCCCGACTTCGCGGGGGTCAACACCTCCACGGAGTATTTGGCCAAGGTCATCGCCGACCGGCTCGCCGAACGCGTCCACAAGGGCGCGCTGGGCGAGGGCGCCAAGGGCATCGCGAAGATCGCCGTCACGCTGCACGAGTCGCACATCGCCTGGGCGAGTTACGAGCGTGCCCTGTGACCGACACGACCATCGACAGGCCCGACACGACCATCGATGGGCCCGGCACGGCCGTCGGCCGGGCCCCGGCCGCCCGCCTGGATTACGTCCCACGGCAGGCGTTCGCTCCGAGGAACGGCGGGATTATCCCCATGTCCCTGCGCTCCGTGCACTTCGTGATGCCGGACGGGGTCGACGACCCGGCCGCGCCGAGCGGCGGCAACGCCTACGACCGGCGCGTCTGCCTGGACCTGCCCGGCTTCGGCTGGCAGGTGCACCGGCACACCGTGGCCGGCGACTGGCCCCGCCCGGACGCCGACGCCCGCGCCGCGCTCGCCCGCGCCCTGCGCGAACTGCCCGACGGCGCCGTCGTCCTGCTCGACGGGCTGGTCGCCTGTGGGGTGCCCGAGGTCGTCGTACCGGAGGCGGAGGACGGGCGGCTGCGCATGGCCGTCCTCCTGCATCTGCCGCTCGGCGACGAGACCGGGCTCGACGCGGCCGTCGCCGCCGAACTGGACGCCCGCGAGCGCGCGGTGCTGCGGGCGGTGCCCGCGGTGATCGCCACCAGCGACTGGGCCGTACGCCGTCTCGTCTCCCACCACGGGCTGGCCCCCGACCGGGTCCACGTCGCCGCCCCCGGCGCCGACATCGCGCCCCTCGCCCCGGGCACCGACGGCGTATCGCGGCTGCTGTGCGTCGCCGCCGTGACCCCGCGCAAAGGACAGCACCGGCTGGTCGAGGCACTGGCGGCGGTGGCCGAACTACCCTGGAGCTGCGCACTCGTCGGCGGCCTCGGCCACGATCCCGACTACGTCACCCACCTGCGCGGACTCATCCGCGCCCACGGCCTCGAGGACCGGCTGGAGCTCACCGGGCCGCAGTCCGGCGCCGCACTCGACGCCCGTTACGCCACCGCCGACCTCATGGTGCTCACCTCGTACGCCGAGACCTACGGCATGGCGGTCACCGAGGCGCTGGCACGCGGCATCCCCGTGCTCGCCACCGATGTCGGCGGCGTGCCCGAGGCGGTCGGCCGCGCACCCGACGGCGGCGTGCCCGGCATTCTCGTCCCGCCGGAGAACCCGGCCGCCATCGCCGCCGAACTGCGCGGCTGGTTCGGCGAGGCGGACGTACGACGCCGGCTGAAGGCCGCCGCCCGCAGCCGGCGGGCCGCGCTCGGCGGCTGGGCGAGCACCGCACAGAGCCTGGCGGCGGTACTGCGCCGGCTACCCACCGAACCCCGGAGGGCCGCATGACCGAACAGGCGACCACCACCCAGCACGGCGGGACGATCCCCGCGCAGCCCGGCCCCCGGGACGTCATCCCCGGCGCCGGCCCCGCACCCCGCCCCGGTGAACGGGCCACCCTCAGACTGCGGGGGACCGGCACCGGGGAACCGCCCCGCTACGCCCCCGAGTGGCTCCAGCTGCGCGAACCCGCCGACGCCGCAGCCCGCTCCTACGACCTGCTCGACCCGCTGCGCATCCGGCTGGCCAACCTGCCGCGCCGCGCCGACGGCCTCGTCGTCCACGACATCGGCTGCGGCACCGGCTCGATGGGCCGCTGGCTCGCCCCCCACCTCGACGGCGCCCAGCACTGGGTGCTGCACGACCGCGACCCCTACCTGCTGCACTTCGCCGCCGTCGCCTCCCCGCGCTCGGCCGCCGACGGCAGCCACGTCACCGTCGAGACCCGGCGCGGCGACATCGCCCGGCTCACCCCGGACGCCCTGGCCGGGGCCTCCCTGGTGACGGCGTCCGCGCTGCTCGACGTCCTCACCCGCGACGACATCGGCACCCTCGCCGCCGCCTGCGCGGGAGCCGGCTGCCCGGCGCTGCTGACGCTGTCGGTGGCCGGACGCGTCGAACTGACGGCGCCGCACCCGATGGACCAGGAGATCACCGAGGCGTTCAACGCCCACCAGCGCCGGGACGGACTGCTCGGCCCGGACGCGGTCACCGTCGCCGCCGAGGTCTTCGCCGAGCACGGCGCGACCGTACGGCTGCACCCGAGCCCCTGGCGGCTCGGCCCCGCACAGGCGGCGCTGACCGAGCAGTGGCTGCGGGGCTGGGTCGGCGCGGCGGTGGAGGAGCGGCCGGAGCTCGCGGAGCGCGCCGACGGCTATCTCGCCGACCGCCTCCAGGCTTGCGCGGCGGGGGAGTTGCGGGTCGTCGTGCACCACAGTGATCTGCTCGCCCTGTGCCGGCCGGTGGGCGGGGCCGCATGAGCGCCGCGCTCCTCGGCCGGCTCACCTCACCCGCCGTGCGCACCCGTCTCGGGACGCTCGGCGGCGTCGCGATCCTCGCGGTACTGCTGTGGCGCCTGGACACCGGGCCGCTGCTGGAGGGGCTGCGCCGCATCGACGGGCCCGCACTGCTCGCGGGGCTCGGGATCGGGCTGGTGACCACCGTGTTCAGCGCCTGGCGGTGGGCGCTGGTGGCGCGCGGGATCGGGATCCGGCTGCCGCTGGGGGCGGCCGTCGCCGACTACTACCGTGCGCTGTTCCTCAACGCGGCGCTGCCCGGCGGGGTCCTCGGTGACGTCCACCGGGCGGTGCGACACGGGAGGAGCGCGGGGGACATGGGGCGGGGAGTGCGGGCGGTGGTGCTGGAGCGGACCGCCGGGCAGGTCGCGCTGTTCGCCGTCGGCGCGCTGGTGCTGGTGAGCATGCCCTCGCCGGTGCTGGGCGCGGTGCGGCAGGCCGTGCCGGTCGCCGGGCTCGGCCTGGTGGGAGCCTGTGCGGTGGTCCTGGCGGTGCGGATGAACCGGGCTCCGGGGCGGAAGGAGCGGGCCGGCGCGCGGCGGGGAGTGTTCGCCGAGGCGCGGGAAGCGCTGCTGTCGCGGCGCAACGCGCCCGGAGTGCTGGTCTCGTCCGTCGTGGTACTGGCCGGGTACGTCGGCATGTTCGTCCTCGCCGCGGACGTCGCCGGGGTGGGGGCGTCGGTGGGGGAGCTGCTGCCGCTCGCCGTGCTGGCGTTGCTGGCGATGGGGTTGCCGCTGAACGTCGGCGGGTGGGGGCCCCGGGAAGGCGTGACCGCCTGGGCGTTCGGGGCGGCGGGGCTGGGGGCGGGCCGGGGGCTGACCGTCGCGGTGGTGTACGGGGTGCTCAGTCTTGTGGCCAGTCTGCCGGGTGTGGTGGTGCTCGTCGGACGGTGGTGTGCGGGGGCGCGGGGCGGTGACCGTACTTTCCCCGGGCCCGCCGCCTCTTCTCTTCCCCACCCCGGGGGCGCTGCCCCCAAAACCCCGGCCGGCCTTCGGCCTTGTCCTCAAACGCCGGACGGGCCTGAATCAGCGGGCTCCCCGCTCAACAGGGAGAAGTACGGGGCGAAGGAATCCGTCAGGCTTTCCAGGAGTTTCTTGCCCTTTTCCGCCGAGGCCAGTGAAGGGCGGCCTATGACGCCGGAATCCGTGTAGGCGGACATGCCGGAAGTGAGGAGATGACGCCGGTCGTCCGCGATGTGATCGGAGGTCTCATAACCGGGGCGGAGCAATTCGGGGTGCGTGTGGAGAAGTATGGAGGTCTCGATTTCACCCGCGTGCATGTCGGTGAGGAGGGACGTGGCGACGCCCGCTCGCACACGCGCCGTCTCCCAGTCCTCCGCGGCCGGGAACAGCGCCATGCGCTCGCCGCGGGCGGAGGACTCCTGAACCGCGTTGCCCAGGACGTAGTTGCCGCCGTGCCCGTTGACCAGCACCAGGGCGTCCACCCCCGACCGGCGGAGCGAGTCGGCGACGTCCCGTATCACCGCGTGCAGGGTCACCGAGGAGAGGGAGACGGTCCCCGGCCAGGCCGCGTGCTCGTGCGAGCAGGAGATCGTCACCGGAGGGAGGAGGTGCACCGGACGGGCGTCCGCAATCGCCCGCGCGATCGCGCAGGCGACCAGGGTGTCGGTCGACAGGGGCAGGTACGGACCGTGCTGCTCGAAACTCCCCACGGGAAGTACCGCGATCTGCCGTGAGACGCCGGCTCCCCGATTCCGTACATCTTCTGTAGTATCCGCCGGCAACAGACCGTGCACCGGACCGTATGCCGCCGACCGCTTTTGCGAACCGCCCATAACTTTCACGGCCTTTCGTCTCTGCTTAGGAACCCGGGAATCATGACACAAAAAGTAGGCGTACTCGGCAAGAAGTCTCCGCAGCGGACCGGTGTGGAACGCGTCGTGAATGCGCCGCTGCCCACCGTGTACGGCGCGTTCCAGGCGATCGGCTACCTGGACCACGACCGCGGTGAGGAGCAAGTCGCCCTGGTCCACGGCGACCTCGGCGCGGAGGGTGTCCTCACCCGGCTGCACTCGGAGTGCCTGACCGGCGACGCCTTCGGCTCCCAGCACTGCGAGTGCGGCGACCAGCTGGCGTCGGCGCTGCGCGCGGTCGTCGCCGAAGGAGCGGGCGTGGTCGTCTACTTGAGAGGACACGAGGGCCGCGGGATCGGCCTGCTCGGCAAGCTGCGCGCGATGGCCCTACAGGCGGAGGGACTGGACACCGTCGAGGCGAACCTCGCGCTGGGCCTGCCGGTGGACGCCCGCGACTACGGCGTCGCCGCCGGGATCCTCCAGGACCTGGGCGTGCGTTCGGTGCGGCTGATGTCCAACAACCCCCGCAAACGCGAGGCGTTGGTACGGCACGGCATCCAGGTCGCCGAGCAGGTGCCGCTGCTGATACCGCCGTGCGAGAACAACATCACCTATCTGCGCACCAAGCGGGAGCGGCTCGACCACAATCTGCCCCACCTGGACGCCGTGGCGCACCTGCCCTGACGGTCAGTCCGTCAGCGCCTCGTGCACCAGCCGCCTGAGGTCGCGGAAGACGGTGTGGGAGCCCCTGGGCCGCACCTGCGTGTGGAACTGCACGGTCAGGTCGCGGCCGGGGTCGACCCAGAACGTGGTCGTGGCGACCCCGCTCCAGCCGAAGCTGCCGAGACCGGACGGGACCTGCGTACGGGACGGGTCGACGACGACCGAGACGCCGAGGCCGAAGCCGACCCCGTCGTTGCCCGGCTGGTCGTGGGCGGGCCGGCTGCCGAAGGCGCGCAGATCGGCGCCGCCGGGGAGGTGGTTGCGGGTCATCAGGTCCACGGTGCCGGCGGCGAGCAGACGGGTGCCGTCGAGTTCGCCGCGCCGGCGCAGCAGTTCCATGAAGCGGTGCCAGTCGTGCGCGGAGGCCACCATGCCGCCGCTGCCGGACAGGAACCGGGGCCGGCCCCGCAGCGGCAGTCCCGCGATCGGTTCGATTCCGCCGCCCTCGGACTCCCCGTACAACTCCGCGAGCCGCTCCGCCTGCTCGTCGCTCACCCGGAACCCGGCGTCCGCCATGCCGAGCGGCCGGAAGACCCGTTCGGCGAGGAACACGTCGAGCGGACGGCCCGACACGACCTCGATGATCCGGCCGAGCACGTTCGAGGCGACCGAGTAGTTCCACTGCGTCCCCGGATCGAACTGCAGCGGCAGGCCCGCGTACACCTCGGTCGTCCCCGCGAGGTCCGTGCCCGGCGCCACCGACGACTCCAGCCCGGCCGCCCGGTACAGCGCGTCGACGGGATGGGCGTGGTAGAAGGCGAACGTCAGACCGGCGGTGTGCGTCATCAGATGCCGCACCAGGAGCGGGCCGGCCGCCGGACGGGTCCGCACCCCGTCGCCGGAGCCGCTCTCGTACACGCGCGGTCGCGCGAACGCCGGCAGATGACGGCTCACCGGATCGTCCAGTGACAGCTGGCCCTCCTCCACCAGCATCAGCGCGGCCACCGCCGTCACCGGCTTGGTCATGGAGTAGATCCGCCACAGCGTGTCGCTCTCCACGGGCAGCCCGGCCGCGACGTCCCGCGCCCCGTACGCCGTGAGGTGCGCGACGCGTCCGCCCCGCGCGACGGCGACCAGGAACCCGGGCAGCCGTCCGTCGTCGGCCAGGCGGGTGAAATGCCGGTCCAGCCGCTCCAGCGCACCCGCGTCCAGCCCGGCCTCCGCCGGATCGGCCTCCTGCCGCAGCACTGTCATCGCTCTCCCAGGGGGAACACCGGCCCGGTGCGGACCGTTGATCGAGTCATGACCCAGGACGCCGAACAGAACGCACTGCTCGCCCTGCTCTCCGAGGGGAACGGCGGCGTGCTCGTCACCCTGAAACGCGACGGGCGGCCCCAGCTGTCGAACGTCACACACGCCTACTACCCCGATGAGCGCGTCATCCGCGTCTCGCTCACCGACGACCGGGCCAAGACCCGCAACCTGCGGCGGGACGACCGGGCCTCCTACCACGTCACCACCCCGGACCGGTGGGCCTACACCGTGGCCGAGGGCACCGCCGACCTGTCACCCGTCGCGGACGACCCCTACGACGAGACCGTGGAGGAGCTCATCCGGCTGTACCGCGACGCCAACGGCGAGCACCCCGACTGGGACGACTACCGCGCCGCGATGGTCCGCGACCGGCGGCTGGTGCTCCGGCTCCGGGTGGAACGGGCGTACGGCATCCCGCGCGGCGCCGGCGCATAGCGCACCGGCCGCCGCGCGGCGGCCGGATCAGCCGCCGACGTACGCCGCGAGGTGCTCGCCGGTGAGGGTGGAGCGGGCGGCGACCAGCTCGGCCGGGGTGCCCTCGAAGACGATCCGGCCGCCGTCGTGACCGGCGCCTGGGCCGAGGTCGACGATCCAGTCGGCGTGCGCCATGACCGCCTGGTGGTGCTCGATGACGATGACCGACTTGCCGGAGTCGACGAGCCGGTCGAGCAGACCGAGCAGCTGCTCCACGTCGGCCAGGTGCAGGCCCGTGGTCGGCTCGTCCAGGACGTACACACCGCCCTTGTCGGCCATGTGGACGGCCAGCTTCAGCCGCTGCCGCTCACCGCCGGAGAGCGTGGTGAGCGGCTGGCCGAGGGTGAGGTAGCCGAGCCCGACGTCCGCCATCCGCTCCACGATCCGGTGCGCGGCCGGGATCCGTGACTCGCCCTCGCGGAAGAACTCCTCGGCCTCCGTCACCGACATCGCGAGCACCTCGCTGATGTCGCGGCCGCCGAAGCGGTACTCCAGCACCGAGGCGTCGAACCGCTTGCCCCCGCAGTCCTCGCAGGTCGTGGCGACGCTCTGCATGATCGCCAGGTCGGTGTAGATGACACCGGCGCCGTTGCAGGTGGAGCAGGCGCCCTCGGAGTTGGCGCTGAACAGCGCCGGCTTGACGCCGTTGGCCTTGGCGAACGCCTTGCGGATCGGGTCGAGCAGCCCCGTGTAGGTGGCGGGGTTGCTGCGGCGGGAGCCGCGGATGGGCGTCTGGTCCACCGAGACCACGCCCTCCGGGGCCGGCACGGAACCGTGCACGAGGGAGCTCTTGCCGGACCCGGCGACACCGGTGACCACGCACAGCACGCCGAGCGGGATGTCGACGTCGACGTCCTGGAGGTTGTTGGCGCTCGCCCCGCGGATCTCCAGCGCCCCGGTGGCCTTGCGCACCGTCTCCTTGAGCTTGGCCCGGTCGTCGAGATGGCGGCCGGTGACGGTGTCGCTGGCCCGCAGCGCGTCGACGGTGCCCTCGAAGCAGACCGTGCCGCCCGCCGTGCCGGCGCCGGGACCGAGGTCCACGACGTGGTCGGCGATGACGATCGTCTCCGGCTTGTGCTCCACCACGAGCACCGTGTTGCCCTTGTCCCGCAGCCGCAGCAGCAGGTTGTTCATCCGCTGGATGTCGTGCGGGTGCAGACCGATGGACGGCTCGTCGAAGACGTAGGTGACGTCGGTGAGGGAGGAGCCGAGGTGGCGGATCATCTTGGTGCGCTGCGCCTCGCCGCCGGAGAGCGTGCCCGAGGCCCGGTCGAGCGAGAGGTAGCCGAGGCCGATCTCCACGAACGAGTCGAGGGTGTGCTGCAGTTTGCCCAGCAACGGCGTCACCGACGGCTCGGTCAGCCCGCGGACCCACTCGGCCAGGTCGCGGATCTCCATGGCGCAGGCGTCGGCGATGTTCACCCCGCCGATCCTCGAGGAGCGGGCCAGTGCGCTGAGCCGGGTGCCGTCGCACTCGGGACAGTCGGCGAAGGTGACCGCCCGGTCCACGAAGGCCCGGATGTGCGGCTGCATCGACTCCCGGTCCTTGGACAGGAACGACTTCTGGAGCTTCGGGATCAGCCCCTCGTAGGTGAGGTTGACCCCGTTGACCTTGACCTTGGTCGGCTCGCGGTACAGGAAGTCGTGGCGTTCCTTCTTGGTGTACTCGCGGATCGGCTTCTCCTTGTCGAAGAGGCCCGACTCGGCGATGATCCGCACGACCCAGCCGTCCCCGGTGTAGGTGGGGATCGTGAACGGGTCCTCGGAGAGCGACTTGGAGTCGTCGTAGAGCTGTGCGAGGTCGATGTCGGAGACCCTGCCCCGGCCCTCGCAGTGCGTGCACATGCCGCCGGTGCGGCTGAAGCTGACCTTCTCCGTCCTGGTCTTCTCGGACCCGCGGTCGACGGTGAAGCCGCCGCTCGCCGAGACCGAGGCGACGTTGAAGGAGTACGCGGCGGGCGGGCCGATGTGCGGCGTGCCGAGCCGGCTGAAGAGGATGCGCAGCATCGCGTTGGCGTCGGTGGCGGTGCCCACGGTGGAGCGGGGGTCGGACCCCATCCGCTGCTGGTCGACGGTGATGGCGGTGGTCAGCCCGTCGAGGACGTCGACCTCGGGCCGGGCCAGGTTGGGCATGAAGCCCTGCAGGAACGCGCTGTAGGTCTCGTTGATCAGCCGCTGCGACTCGGCGGCGATCGTGTCGAACACCAGGGAGCTCTTGCCCGAACCGGAGACTCCGGTGAACACCGTGAGCCGGCGCTTGGGGAGCTCGATGCTGACGTCCTTGAGGTTGTTCTCCCGCGCCCCGTGCACACGGATCAGATCGTGGCTGTCGGCGGCGTGCGTCCCGGCCGGCTGCCCGCCCGTCCTGGTGGCCATGCTCATCGTTCTCCATCCGTCGGGCGGGTGCCGCGTCCGCGGCCCCCGCCGGCGTTCCCCTGTACGGCCCGTCGGGCATGTGCCGCCCGCGCTGTGGCGCCAAGGCTAGGCTAGGCGGGCGGCGGTCACCTGCGCTTCTCCATTCCTGACCACGTGCCCGGCCGCTCGGGGAACGCCTCCGGGGCGGCGGATCAGGCCGTCACCTTCTCCGTCCGCTCCGCGCCCTCGCCCGCGGCGCGTTCGCCGAGCCGCTCGGTGGGGACCAGACGGGTCTCGCGGGCCGTGACCGCCGCGATGACCGGGGGCACGCACAGCGCCGCCGTGAACAGGGCCACCGCCGTCCAGTCGTCGCCGTCCGGGCCGGCGATCCGCGCGGCGAAGGTGACCGCGAACCCGGCGACCGCGAAGCCGATCTGGGTGCCGATGGCCACACCGGAGAGGCGGACCCTGGTCGGGAACATCTCGCCGTAGAAGGACGGCCACACGCCGTTCGCGGCGCTGTAGACGACACCGAAGGCGAGGATCCCGAGGAGCATGACGAGCGGGTAGCTGCCGGTGGAGATCGCCCACAGGTAGAGGAACATCGTCACCGCGCTGCCGGCCGCTCCGGCCAGATAGACGGGACGGCGGCCCACCCGGTCGGAGAGCGCGGCCCACAGGGGGATCGCGGCCAGCGCGACGACGTTGGCCAGCGCCGCCACCCACAGCATCGACGAGCGGGACATGCCGACCGCGTCACTGGTGGCGTACGCCAGCGCCCACACGGTGAAGATGGTGCTGACCGAGGCGATCAGCGCGCCGGCGACCACCCTCAGCACGTCCGCCCAGTGGTCGCGCGCCAGCACCACCAGCGGCATCCGCACGACGCCTTCGGTGGCGGTCTGCTGGGCGAAGGCCGGTGTCTCGTCCAGCCTGCGGCGGATGACGTACCCCACGACGGCGACCGCGACGCTCAGCCAGAACGGCACCCGCCAGCCCCAGGACAGCAGCTGCTCCTCGGGCAGCGCGGCGACCGGGATGAAGACCAGGGTGGCCAGCAGCTGGCCGCCCTGTGTGCCGCTGAGCGTGAAGCTGGTGAAGAAGCCCCGCCGGTCCGGTGGCGCGTGTTCCAGGGTCATGGAGTTGGCGCTGGCCTGTTCGCCGGCGGCCGAGACGCCCTGCAGCACCCGGCACAGCACCAGCAGGACGGGGGCAAGGGTGCCGACCTGGTCGCGGGTGGGCAGACAGCCGATGAGGAAGGTCGACAGACCCATCAGCATCAGCGTGAAGACCATGATCTTCTTGCGGCCGAGCCGGTCCCCGACGTGCCCGAGGAAGAGCGCGCCGATCGGCCGCGCCGCGTACGCGACACCGAACGTGGCCAGTGACAGCAGGGTCGCGGTGGCCGGGTCGGAGTCGTCGAAGAAGACCTCCGGGAAGATCAGCGCGGCCGCGCTGCCGTAGATGAAGAAGTCGTAGTACTCCAGCGCGCTGCCGATCCAGGCCGCGGTCGCGGCCTGCTTCGGCTGGCCGGGCGGGGAGGCGTCGCGGGGCGGTGCGGGGACGGACACGGCGTGCTCCTTCGGGGGAACTCCACGGCGGTGCGCGGAGGACGAGCGGAGGGGATGTGCCGATGCGCTAATTAACCCACTGGATAGTTAGTCGCGGCTGGGTACGGATGCTGCGCCCGGTCGCCCGCACTGTCAAGGGGTCGCGTCGTGCCGGCCGGTCCGCGTGCGGTCCGCGGGCTCAGTCCGCCGCGCGTTCCGCCGTCAGATAGGCGATCACCATGTCGCCCAGCATCGTCCGGTAGTGCTCGCGCCGGGCCGGGTCCACCAGGTCGCGGCCGAACAGCGCGCCGAAGGTGTGCCGGTTGGACACCCGGAAGAAGCAGAACGAGCTGATCATCGCGTGCAGGTCGACGGCGTCGACGTCGGCCGTGAACAGCCCCGACTCCTGCCCGGCCGCGAGGATCCGGCGGATCACGTCCAGCGCGGGCGAGCCCATCCGGCCCAGTTCCTCGGAGGCCGTGATGTGCTCCGCGCCGTGGATGTTCTCGATGCTCACCAGGCGGATGAAGTCCGGGTGGCGCTCGTGGTGGTCGAAGGTCACCTCGGCCAGCCGCCGGATGGCCGCCACCGGGTCCAGGTGCCCCACGTCCAGCTGCTGCTCGGCCTCCCGGATCACCCCGTACGCGCGCTCCAGCACGGCCGTGAACAGCCGCTCCTTGCCGCCGAAGTAGTAGTAGATCATCCGCTTGGTGGTGCGGGTGCGGGCGGCGATCTCGTCGACGCGGGCGCCGTCGTAGCCGGCCCGGGCGAACTCCTGTGTCGCCACGTCGAGGATCTCGGCCCTGGTGCGGGCGGCGTCACGGATGCGCTCGCCGGGCCGTGCCGGTTCTTCGACGCTGGTCATCGGGTCCCTTCGGGCCGAGGGGTGCAGTGCCGGTGATTCTAGGAGCAGGCACGCGCCCCGCCCGACGGGTCTTCCCGGAGGGCCGCCGCGGCTGATATAGCTAACGTACTAGTTCGTACATTAGTGAGCCGCCTCTGGAGGTCCGCGGTGCTCAAGGACTCGTATCTCGTCGGGCTGATCGGCTCCGGCATCGGCCCGTCGCTCAGCCCCGCGCTGCACGAGCGGGAGGCCGCACGACAGGGCCTGCGCTGTCTGTACCGGCTCCTCGACCTCGACACGATCGGCGTCCCGCCCGAGGCGGTGGGCGAACTGCTGCGCGCCGCCCGGCTGCTCGGCTTCGACGGGCTCAACATCACCCACCCGTGCAAGCGGCTCGTCGTCGAGCACCTGGACGCCCTCGACCCGCGGGCCGAGGCCCTCGGCGCGGTCAACACCGTGGTCTTCGACGGCGGACGCGCGGTCGGCCACAACACGGACGTGACCGGCTTCGCCACCGCCTTCGCCCGCGGCCTGCCCGACGCCCCGCTGGAGCGGGTCGTGCAGCTCGGCGCGGGAGGCGCGGGGGCGGCCGTCGCGCACGCCACGCTCACCCTCGGCGCCGAACGGGTCACCGTCGTGGACGCGCTGCCCGAGCGGGCCGACGGCCTCGCAGCCTCGCTGAACAGGAGCTTCGGGCCGGGTCGCGCCGCCGCCGCGGCCCCGGACCGGCTGCCGGAACTGCTCGCCGCCGCCGACGGGGGCGGCGGCCTCGTGCACGCCACTCCCACCGGCATGGCCGCCCACCCCGGCCTGCCGCTGCCCGCCGGGCTGCTGCACCCCGGACTGTGGGTCGCCGAGGTCGTCTACCGCCCGCTGGAGACGGAGCTGCTGCGCGCCGCCCGCGCGGCGGGCTGCGCCACGCTCGACGGCGGCGGCATGGCCGCCTTCCAGGCAGCGGACGCGTTCCGCCTGTTCACCGGGCGGGAACCCGACAGCGCGCGGATGCTCGCCGACCTCACCGAGCTGACCGGCGGCGCCGTCGGGGCGCCGCAGTAGACCGAGAGACCGAGAAGCCCCACGGAAGCAAGAGGTACCGACGTGCGTACGTCCATCGCCACCGTCTCCCTCAGCGGCTCCCTCACCGAGAAGCTCACGGCCGCCGCCCGGGCGGGCTTCGACGGCGTGGAGATCTTCGAGAACGACCTGCTCACCGCGGTCCTGACCCCCGAGGAGGTCCGCGCCCGCTGCGCCGACCTCGGCCTGACCGTCGACCTCTACCAGCCGCTGCGGGACATCGAGGCCGTGCCCGCGGACCTCTTCGCCCGCAATCTGCGGCGCGCCCGGCACAAGTTCGCGCTGATGCGCCGGCTGGGCGCCGACACGGTCCTCGTCTGCTCCAGCGTCGACCCGGCCGCCGTCGACGACGACGCCCTCGCCGCCGAGCAGCTCCGCGAACTCGCGGACGTCGCCGACGACTTCGGCATCCGGGTGGCGTACGAGGCGCTGGCCTGGGGCCGGCACGTCAGCACCTACGACCACGCCTGGCGCATCGTCGAAGCCGCCGCCCACCCCGCCCTCGGGACCTGCCTGGACAGCTTCCACATCCTCTCGCGCGGCAGCGACCCCCGGGGCATCGAGGACATCCCCGGCGAGAAGATCTTCTTCCTCCAGCTGGCCGACGCCCCGCTGCCCGCGATGGACGTGCTGCAGTGGAGCCGCCACCACCGCTGCTTCCCCGGCCAGGGCGGTTTCGACGTCGCCGGACTGGTCCGGCACGTGCTGCGCGCCGGCTACACCGGGCCGCTCTCCCTCGAGGTGTTCAACGATGTCGTACGGCAGGCCGAGGCCGGCCCCGCCGCCGTGGACGCCCGCCGCTCCCTGCTGATGCTCCAGGAGGAGGTGGGCGCGGCCGAGCCGCCCGCCCCCGTCGTCCCCACCGGGTTCGCCTTCGCGGAGCTCGTCACCCCCGACGCGCAGCCCCTCGCGGGACTGCTCGACGCGCTGGGCTTCGCCCGCGCCGCCCGGCACCGCTCCAAACCCGTCGACCTGTGGCAGCAGGGCGAGGCGCGGATCCTCGTCAACACCGGCGCCGCCGTACGCCGTGACGGCACCCGGCTCGCGGCCGTCGGACTGGAGTCACCCGACCCCGCCGGCGCCGCCGCCCGCGCCGAGGCACTGCTGGCGCCCGTACTGCCGCGCCGCCGCGCCCCCGAGGACGCCCCGCTCGACGCGGTCGCCGCACCCGACGGCACGGAGCTGTTCTTCTGCGGCGCGCCGGGGCCGGACGGCGGCTGGCGGTCCGACTTCGCGGACGTGGCGCACACCCCCGCCGC
The Streptomyces fungicidicus DNA segment above includes these coding regions:
- a CDS encoding bifunctional sugar phosphate isomerase/epimerase/4-hydroxyphenylpyruvate dioxygenase family protein, whose amino-acid sequence is MRTSIATVSLSGSLTEKLTAAARAGFDGVEIFENDLLTAVLTPEEVRARCADLGLTVDLYQPLRDIEAVPADLFARNLRRARHKFALMRRLGADTVLVCSSVDPAAVDDDALAAEQLRELADVADDFGIRVAYEALAWGRHVSTYDHAWRIVEAAAHPALGTCLDSFHILSRGSDPRGIEDIPGEKIFFLQLADAPLPAMDVLQWSRHHRCFPGQGGFDVAGLVRHVLRAGYTGPLSLEVFNDVVRQAEAGPAAVDARRSLLMLQEEVGAAEPPAPVVPTGFAFAELVTPDAQPLAGLLDALGFARAARHRSKPVDLWQQGEARILVNTGAAVRRDGTRLAAVGLESPDPAGAAARAEALLAPVLPRRRAPEDAPLDAVAAPDGTELFFCGAPGPDGGWRSDFADVAHTPAATAVRHIDHLALTQPWHHFDEAALFHRGVLGLLAGESVDVADPYGLLRSRAVGNADGSVRIALGVGAAPTDDTAHPQHIALATDDVVAAARRFRAAGGRLLPIPANYYEDLAARHEFADGELETYRDLGILYDRDDRGVLRHCYTLTVGRVFFEIVQRDGGHRGYGARDAPVRLAAQHTAGTAG